From a region of the Mercurialis annua linkage group LG1-X, ddMerAnnu1.2, whole genome shotgun sequence genome:
- the LOC126666297 gene encoding uncharacterized protein LOC126666297, with the protein MSLWTIWIDTNNLVFGNKRLSLEFLFQQVTSDLSHKSSLDRISKVLSPAEALSWIPPTGMMIKVNTDAAVSVRNNSSVVSAVCRNAQGAVIRWGVSAVHGITDAEAAEARAVQLGLQISAQFQEEEIILESDSSNVISRLNNSKNAIDLVHIIIDDCLMETVSRRVHFRHIQRQCNQVAHALAKWGVFIGKNIIVDGNVPFPVNELVNSEISYSSSFQVSNPLEENPMISCSNREMNHRQ; encoded by the exons ATGAGCCTATGGACAATCTGGATTGATACGAACAACCTGGTTTTTGGTAATAAGAGGCTATCGCTGGAGTTCCTATTTCAACAAGTCACCTCTGATCTGAGCCACAAATCTTCATTGGATAGGATATCCAAAGTGCTATCTCCAGCTGAAGCTTTGAGTTGGATACCCCCGACTGGTATGATGATAAAAGTTAATACAGACGCTGCGGTATCTGTTAGGAATAACAGTTCGGTGGTTAGTGCTGTTTGTAGGAACGCCCAAGGAGCTGTCATCAGATGGGGAGTTTCTGCCGTTCATGGAATCACAGACGCGGAAGCAGCCGAAGCTAGGGCGGTACAGCTAGGTTTGCAAATTTCAGCTCAGTTCCAGGAAGAAGAAATTATATTAGAATCTGACTCGTCCAACGTTATCAGCAGGCTGAACAATTCGAAGAACGCCATTGATCTGGTCCATATCATTATCGATGATTGTTTAATGGAAACGGTTTCGCGCAGGGTTCATTTTCGACATATTCAAAGACAATGTAACCAAGTAGCCCATGCTCTTGCTAAATGGGGTGTTTTTATTGGAAAAAACATAATTGTTGACGGAAACGTTCCTTTTCCGGTCAATGAACTTGTTAATTCA GAAATCAGTTACTCCAGCTCTTTCCAGGTCAGCAATCCACTTGAAGAGAATCCAATGATCAGCTGCAGCAATAGAGAAATGAACCACAGGCAATGA